A part of Helicobacter himalayensis genomic DNA contains:
- the pdxA gene encoding 4-hydroxythreonine-4-phosphate dehydrogenase has translation MKTIAISIGDINGISAQIALSAHKEISRFCKPIYCVHKELLVQAQKKLKNPLSLQDFSFNPPKGIESLPQIKPGKVDSQSGAYSFASFLCACDLVDSKEACALVSLPIHKESWASAQIPFIGHTQALSARYKKEAIMMLGCEQMFVALFSDHIALRAVSEHISLEPLTNFLLTFAKCVNLNEPCAVLGLNPHCGDNGLMGDEDKIIFQAVKNANKVLKNELFVGALPPDSAFSPHNRKKFRYFVSMYHDVGLAPLKALYFDESINVSLNLPILRASVDHGVAFDKAYKNLPLDTKSYINALKYASEKG, from the coding sequence ATGAAAACCATAGCAATTAGTATCGGTGATATAAATGGCATTAGCGCGCAAATCGCTTTGAGCGCGCATAAGGAGATTTCGCGCTTTTGCAAGCCTATTTATTGCGTGCATAAAGAGCTTTTAGTGCAAGCACAAAAAAAGCTAAAAAATCCGCTTTCTTTGCAAGATTTTTCTTTTAATCCACCAAAAGGCATAGAATCCTTGCCACAAATTAAACCCGGAAAGGTGGATTCTCAAAGTGGGGCGTATAGCTTTGCGAGTTTTTTATGTGCGTGTGATTTGGTGGATTCTAAGGAGGCTTGTGCGCTTGTGAGCTTGCCAATCCACAAAGAATCGTGGGCAAGCGCGCAAATCCCTTTTATCGGGCACACACAAGCCCTAAGTGCGCGCTATAAAAAAGAGGCGATTATGATGTTAGGTTGTGAGCAAATGTTTGTCGCGCTTTTTAGCGACCATATCGCGCTTAGAGCTGTGAGTGAGCATATTTCACTAGAGCCACTCACAAATTTTTTGCTGACATTTGCAAAATGTGTGAATCTAAACGAGCCTTGCGCGGTGCTCGGGCTCAATCCGCATTGTGGGGATAATGGGCTTATGGGAGATGAGGATAAAATCATTTTTCAAGCGGTGAAAAATGCGAACAAAGTGCTTAAAAATGAACTTTTTGTCGGTGCGCTCCCGCCAGATTCTGCGTTTAGTCCGCATAATCGTAAAAAATTTAGGTATTTTGTGAGTATGTATCACGATGTCGGATTAGCACCACTTAAGGCGCTGTATTTTGATGAGAGTATCAATGTAAGTCTTAATCTGCCAATTTTGCGTGCGTCAGTTGATCATGGTGTGGCGTTTGATAAAGCGTATAAAAATCTGCCACTTGATACAAAAAGCTACATAAACGCTCTTAAATACGCAAGTGAGAAAGGTTAA
- a CDS encoding acyl-CoA dehydratase activase yields MSLTLGIDIGSTTAKVALMDGDEIIYKKYERHYSKVREKSIEIVEGLREIIGEREFKVSISGSAGFGICKAVGIDFVQEVFATAEAIKFLEPDTDCVIELGGEDAKILFLSGGTEERMNGSCAGGTGAFIDQMVTLLSISAQEFDEISLNADKIYPVASRCGVFAKTDVQPLLNQGVNKKDITASIFQAVVDQTISGLAQGRKIGGKVMFLGGPLFFYKGLQKRFQESLKLDNEHAIFPDYAQYSVSIGVALCARENEKSYTCDSLIAKLVESKNVASKNKYLEPLFADSKEYEEFLARHKDASVEEISIDEAYEAGGFKKIDCYIGIDCGSTTTKLVIIDDFARILYQFYNSNQGNPASVIFEQLSYIYENFGDKINIKGSAVTGYGEELIKAGFGLDSGLVETMAHLKAAQHFNPQVDFIIDIGGQDIKCFYIKNQTIDSIMLNEACSSGCGSFIETFARSMGYDVASFSKLGLESKNPVELGSRCTVFMNSSVKEAQKEGACIEDISAGLSMSVVKNAIYKVIRARDADDLGQQIVVQGGTFYNDAVLRSFEKEIGRNVIRPKISGLMGAFGAALYAQGLHLAKSSIITPEALQGFEHTATATVCKICGNNCNLTINKFGNTQGAKKFISGNRCDKPLGFKKVLHLPNMYDYKLTKLKNMFEYKDFDKEHCVVKFGSRGKIGIPLGLNMYENLPFWHTLLSELGYEVVVSDITTRKTFAKGQYSIPSDTVCYPAKLQHGHIENLMDRGVEKIFYPCMSYNFESDAKHQDTSTNNYNCPVVAYYPELLNANVDRLREVKFLYPYFGLHKKEEFFAKSLDFFKKELGASKGEFRKALDRAYAFREMWLDDIQREGEKNLAYIKEHNLKAIVLSGRPYHIDPEINHGIDKLINSLGLVVLSEDSISHLATAKDLQILNQWSYHSRLYNAAEFVCAHDNIELVQLVSFGCGIDSITTDEVRAILESRGRFYTQLKIDEISNLGAVKIRIRSLLGAMEEKINGKSSKLTQSILFHNTHAQKEMRKMMALTN; encoded by the coding sequence ATGAGTTTGACTTTAGGCATTGACATAGGGAGCACAACAGCGAAAGTCGCGCTAATGGATGGCGATGAGATTATCTACAAAAAGTATGAGCGCCATTATTCTAAGGTGCGCGAGAAAAGCATTGAGATTGTGGAGGGCTTGCGCGAGATTATCGGTGAGCGTGAGTTTAAGGTTTCAATTTCTGGTTCGGCTGGATTTGGGATTTGCAAGGCGGTGGGGATTGATTTCGTGCAAGAAGTGTTTGCCACAGCTGAAGCGATAAAATTTCTAGAGCCTGATACAGATTGCGTTATTGAGCTAGGTGGTGAAGATGCGAAGATTCTATTTCTAAGCGGTGGGACAGAAGAGCGAATGAATGGCTCTTGTGCTGGTGGGACAGGTGCATTTATCGACCAAATGGTAACTTTGCTCTCAATTAGCGCGCAGGAATTTGATGAAATTTCTTTGAATGCGGATAAAATCTACCCTGTGGCGTCGCGCTGTGGCGTGTTTGCCAAAACTGATGTGCAACCACTGCTTAATCAAGGTGTGAATAAAAAAGATATTACTGCAAGTATCTTTCAAGCGGTAGTGGATCAAACCATCAGTGGGCTAGCACAAGGGCGCAAAATTGGCGGAAAAGTGATGTTTCTAGGCGGTCCGCTGTTTTTTTACAAAGGCTTACAAAAGCGCTTCCAAGAGAGTTTGAAACTTGATAACGAACACGCGATTTTTCCAGACTACGCGCAGTATTCTGTGTCTATTGGTGTAGCACTTTGCGCGAGGGAAAATGAAAAATCCTACACCTGCGATAGCCTTATTGCAAAACTTGTAGAATCTAAAAATGTTGCGAGTAAAAATAAATACCTTGAGCCGCTTTTTGCAGATTCTAAAGAATATGAAGAATTCCTTGCGCGTCATAAAGATGCAAGCGTGGAGGAGATAAGCATTGATGAAGCTTATGAAGCGGGCGGATTTAAAAAGATAGATTGCTATATTGGTATAGATTGTGGCTCGACAACGACAAAGCTTGTGATAATCGATGATTTCGCGCGCATTTTGTATCAATTCTACAACTCAAATCAAGGCAATCCCGCAAGCGTGATTTTTGAGCAATTAAGCTATATTTATGAAAATTTCGGCGATAAAATCAATATCAAAGGAAGCGCAGTAACAGGCTATGGCGAGGAGCTTATCAAGGCTGGATTTGGGCTAGATTCCGGACTTGTGGAGACAATGGCACACCTTAAAGCCGCGCAACACTTCAATCCGCAAGTAGATTTTATCATTGATATTGGCGGGCAGGATATTAAATGCTTTTATATCAAAAATCAAACCATAGATTCCATTATGTTAAATGAAGCTTGCTCGAGCGGTTGCGGGAGCTTTATAGAGACTTTTGCGCGCTCGATGGGCTATGATGTGGCGAGCTTTTCAAAGCTAGGATTAGAATCTAAAAACCCTGTGGAGCTTGGAAGTCGTTGCACCGTGTTTATGAATAGTTCGGTGAAAGAAGCACAAAAAGAGGGTGCTTGCATTGAAGATATTAGCGCCGGGCTTTCTATGAGTGTGGTAAAAAATGCGATTTATAAAGTTATCCGCGCGCGCGATGCGGACGATTTGGGACAGCAGATTGTCGTGCAGGGCGGGACATTCTATAATGACGCGGTTTTAAGAAGTTTTGAGAAAGAAATTGGGCGTAATGTTATCCGCCCTAAAATTAGCGGGCTTATGGGGGCTTTTGGTGCGGCACTTTACGCACAAGGGCTGCATTTAGCAAAATCTAGCATCATCACACCCGAAGCCTTGCAAGGCTTTGAACATACAGCAACAGCGACGGTCTGCAAGATTTGTGGGAATAACTGCAATCTAACGATAAATAAATTTGGCAACACGCAAGGGGCGAAAAAATTTATCTCTGGCAATCGCTGCGACAAACCGCTAGGCTTTAAGAAAGTCTTGCATTTGCCAAATATGTATGACTATAAGCTCACAAAGCTTAAGAATATGTTTGAATACAAGGATTTTGACAAAGAGCATTGTGTAGTGAAATTTGGCTCGCGTGGGAAAATCGGCATTCCTTTGGGACTCAATATGTATGAGAATCTTCCCTTTTGGCATACACTTTTAAGTGAGCTAGGCTATGAAGTTGTGGTTTCTGATATTACCACGCGTAAAACATTTGCTAAAGGGCAATACAGCATTCCAAGCGACACTGTGTGCTATCCGGCAAAGCTTCAGCATGGACATATAGAAAACCTTATGGATAGGGGTGTGGAAAAGATTTTCTATCCTTGTATGAGCTACAACTTTGAATCTGATGCTAAACACCAAGATACTAGCACGAATAATTACAATTGCCCTGTGGTTGCTTATTATCCGGAATTGCTTAATGCAAATGTCGATAGACTGCGCGAGGTAAAATTCCTCTATCCATATTTTGGCTTGCATAAGAAGGAAGAATTTTTTGCAAAAAGCCTAGATTTTTTCAAAAAAGAATTGGGTGCTAGCAAGGGTGAATTTAGAAAAGCTTTGGATAGGGCGTATGCGTTCCGTGAAATGTGGCTAGATGATATTCAAAGAGAGGGTGAGAAAAACCTTGCTTACATAAAAGAGCATAATCTCAAAGCAATCGTGCTAAGCGGGCGTCCATACCATATCGACCCAGAGATAAATCACGGCATTGATAAGCTTATAAACTCGCTTGGGTTGGTGGTTTTGAGTGAAGATTCTATCTCACATTTGGCTACGGCTAAGGACTTGCAGATTCTCAATCAATGGAGCTACCACTCACGCCTTTATAACGCCGCGGAGTTTGTCTGCGCGCACGATAATATCGAGCTAGTCCAGCTTGTGAGCTTTGGTTGTGGGATAGATTCTATCACCACCGATGAGGTGCGCGCGATTTTAGAATCTCGCGGGAGATTTTACACACAGCTAAAAATTGATGAGATTAGCAACCTTGGCGCGGTAAAAATCAGAATCCGCTCGCTTCTGGGTGCTATGGAAGAAAAAATAAATGGCAAAAGTTCAAAGCTCACGCAAAGCATACTTTTCCACAATACCCACGCGCAAAAAGAAATGCGAAAAATGATGGCTTTGACAAATTAG
- the motB gene encoding flagellar motor protein MotB encodes MAKKKKCPECPAGEKWAVPYADFLSLLLALFIALWAISSSDSEKVRALKEELIKIFDYPVAMPLPSPVDQDVGNYEGNDAEDSSSAASTSAESAISSDIINDIGGVLEQMDSGSVLRLPDRILFRAGEFEITNSDTFTYLDRLTTIIKKYPNYVHLDIRGYTDDSTPPSRFRDNYEFSSARAVSVARELIQKGVEAHRISVSGYGSYGNVAPNDTPEQRAQNNRVEIYFFVSKVNSPKVKSMLERQGEN; translated from the coding sequence ATGGCAAAAAAGAAAAAATGCCCCGAATGCCCCGCAGGCGAAAAATGGGCTGTGCCTTATGCGGATTTTCTTTCGCTTTTGCTCGCGCTTTTTATCGCACTTTGGGCGATTTCATCATCTGATAGCGAAAAGGTGCGCGCGCTCAAAGAAGAGCTTATCAAAATCTTTGATTATCCTGTGGCAATGCCCCTGCCTTCACCTGTGGATCAAGATGTTGGGAATTATGAAGGTAATGACGCTGAAGACTCCTCCTCTGCTGCAAGCACGAGTGCAGAAAGTGCTATTTCTTCGGATATTATCAATGATATAGGTGGCGTGCTAGAGCAAATGGATTCTGGAAGTGTGTTGCGCCTGCCTGATAGGATTCTCTTTAGAGCTGGCGAGTTTGAAATCACAAATAGCGATACTTTCACCTATCTTGATAGACTTACAACAATCATCAAAAAATACCCAAATTATGTGCATCTTGACATACGAGGCTACACTGATGATTCCACCCCACCATCACGTTTTAGGGATAATTATGAATTTTCAAGCGCACGCGCGGTAAGTGTGGCGCGCGAACTGATACAAAAAGGCGTAGAAGCACACAGAATCTCTGTCTCTGGCTATGGCTCTTATGGTAATGTCGCACCAAATGACACACCAGAACAGCGCGCGCAAAATAACCGCGTGGAAATTTATTTCTTTGTAAGCAAGGTTAATAGCCCTAAAGTCAAGTCTATGCTTGAGCGCCAAGGCGAAAATTAG
- the carA gene encoding glutamine-hydrolyzing carbamoyl-phosphate synthase small subunit — MTQQADSKNTQSLPALKDIFLYFENGVFLQALSFGAEGSAIGEVVFNTSLCGYEEIITDPSYAGQFITFCMPEIGIVGVNEQDKESREIFCKGVIVSQYNNFYSNFRAQGDLSTLLKKHNIIGICNLDTRALVKMLRTQGSMMMIASTERSDKETLETLLKSSPSISEQNLIPEVSTKKPYIHKDGVFSFESMDYERIDSTKRKKILAIDFGIKRNILNELTSVGLEVEVIPHTFSADSVLKRFESKEIGGVFLSNGPGDPLMLENEIAQIRALIDFQIPLFGICLGHQLLAIAHGFNTYKLKFGHHGANHPVKNTLTGEVEITSQNHNYSVPDSIESIAEVTHRNLFDGTIEGVRYCNKSIFSLQHHPESSPGPKEARSVFAEFAKAVCETR, encoded by the coding sequence ATGACACAGCAAGCAGATTCTAAAAACACGCAATCATTGCCAGCGCTCAAAGACATTTTTCTTTATTTTGAAAATGGCGTGTTTTTGCAGGCGCTAAGCTTTGGGGCGGAAGGAAGTGCGATTGGCGAGGTGGTATTTAATACCTCGCTTTGCGGGTATGAGGAGATTATCACAGATCCGAGCTATGCGGGGCAGTTCATCACTTTTTGTATGCCAGAGATTGGCATTGTGGGTGTGAATGAGCAAGACAAAGAGAGTAGGGAGATTTTTTGCAAAGGCGTGATTGTTTCGCAGTATAATAATTTTTACTCAAATTTCCGCGCGCAAGGCGATTTAAGCACACTTTTGAAAAAGCATAATATCATAGGCATTTGCAATCTTGATACGCGCGCGCTTGTCAAAATGCTTCGCACGCAAGGTTCTATGATGATGATAGCTAGCACGGAGAGAAGCGACAAGGAAACTTTAGAGACTTTGCTTAAATCCTCACCTTCTATTAGCGAACAAAATCTTATCCCTGAAGTCTCAACCAAAAAGCCCTATATCCACAAGGATGGTGTGTTTAGCTTTGAATCTATGGATTATGAGCGCATAGATTCCACAAAACGCAAAAAGATTCTAGCCATTGATTTTGGTATAAAACGTAATATTTTAAATGAGCTCACAAGTGTTGGGCTTGAAGTGGAAGTAATCCCGCACACTTTTAGTGCGGATTCTGTATTGAAGCGCTTTGAAAGCAAGGAAATCGGCGGTGTGTTTCTCTCAAATGGTCCGGGTGATCCGCTTATGTTAGAAAATGAAATCGCTCAAATTCGCGCGCTTATAGATTTTCAAATCCCACTTTTTGGAATCTGCCTAGGACATCAGCTTTTAGCAATCGCACACGGCTTTAACACCTATAAGCTAAAATTTGGACATCACGGCGCAAATCACCCGGTGAAAAACACGCTCACAGGTGAAGTGGAAATCACCTCACAAAACCACAATTATTCCGTGCCAGATTCCATAGAATCTATTGCTGAGGTTACGCATAGAAATCTTTTTGATGGGACGATTGAGGGCGTGCGCTATTGTAACAAGTCAATTTTTTCCCTCCAGCATCACCCAGAATCAAGCCCGGGACCAAAAGAAGCGCGCAGTGTATTTGCAGAGTTTGCAAAAGCTGTGTGTGAAACACGTTAA
- a CDS encoding DUF507 family protein has protein sequence MRLKAQHAPYIANKIGLDLANANFITLNSSVESVSKITLDCLMENIQKERAIDEKVRDLLEEYVNEIEDYRMDERSIFRMFKKQIADEEDFILNWDERCSDLSHRILTQMLQKHMLTFKVSEVIVKNTIYKAINDYSKIYEKSEEAVNECLKKYKRKLVYGSDEYEIVFNKLYEEELRKRGLA, from the coding sequence ATGAGACTAAAAGCACAGCATGCGCCCTACATTGCAAATAAGATCGGTCTAGACTTGGCAAATGCAAATTTTATCACGCTCAATTCTTCAGTAGAATCTGTAAGCAAAATCACGCTTGATTGTTTGATGGAAAATATCCAAAAAGAGCGTGCGATTGATGAAAAAGTGCGCGATTTGCTCGAAGAGTATGTTAATGAAATCGAGGACTATCGTATGGACGAGCGATCAATATTTCGTATGTTTAAAAAACAAATTGCTGATGAGGAGGATTTCATACTCAATTGGGACGAGCGTTGCAGTGATTTGTCGCATAGGATTCTCACGCAAATGCTGCAAAAACATATGCTTACTTTTAAGGTTTCAGAAGTGATTGTCAAAAATACCATTTACAAGGCTATCAATGACTATTCTAAAATCTATGAGAAGAGCGAAGAGGCTGTTAATGAGTGTCTAAAAAAATACAAAAGAAAGCTTGTGTATGGAAGTGATGAATATGAGATTGTTTTTAACAAACTTTATGAAGAAGAACTACGCAAGCGAGGGCTCGCATAA
- the motA gene encoding flagellar motor stator protein MotA: MDLTTLLGILMSVTSISVGDILEGGDPRQVIHLSSVMIVIPTAMFSGMTATHGAYVKGAFKEFKMVFMGSKINLNETIRQLVELSTLARKDGVLSLEGRAAQIEDDFLRKAISMIVDGREAEAVREDMEIQIEVLEEYYHGSGHYWVLVGESCPTFGLVGAVMGLMLALQLLDDPKAMAAGISGAFTATVTGIFGAYAFFGPCGHKLLAKSKDIIQEKVLIVEGVVSIANGDNPRNLEEKLLGFIKPGEPRISQFE, from the coding sequence ATGGATCTAACGACCCTTTTGGGCATTCTTATGTCTGTTACAAGTATTTCTGTCGGGGATATTTTAGAAGGTGGGGATCCACGGCAGGTGATACATTTAAGCTCGGTTATGATTGTGATACCAACTGCGATGTTTTCAGGTATGACAGCCACGCACGGCGCATATGTCAAAGGTGCATTTAAAGAGTTTAAAATGGTTTTTATGGGTTCAAAGATTAACCTTAATGAAACCATTCGCCAGCTTGTTGAACTCTCCACTCTTGCGCGTAAAGATGGCGTGCTTTCACTCGAAGGGCGCGCAGCACAGATTGAAGATGATTTTTTACGCAAGGCAATTAGTATGATTGTCGATGGTAGGGAAGCTGAGGCAGTGCGCGAGGATATGGAAATACAAATTGAAGTTTTAGAGGAGTATTACCACGGAAGCGGGCATTATTGGGTGCTAGTTGGGGAATCTTGCCCAACATTTGGGCTTGTTGGCGCGGTTATGGGGCTTATGCTCGCACTTCAGCTCCTTGATGACCCAAAGGCTATGGCGGCTGGTATTTCTGGGGCATTTACAGCGACGGTTACGGGGATTTTTGGTGCATATGCGTTCTTTGGTCCGTGCGGGCATAAGTTACTAGCAAAAAGCAAGGATATTATCCAAGAAAAAGTCCTTATTGTCGAAGGTGTCGTAAGTATCGCAAATGGTGACAACCCGCGCAACCTTGAAGAAAAGCTACTAGGCTTTATCAAGCCCGGCGAGCCTAGAATCTCACAATTTGAATAA
- a CDS encoding 2-hydroxyacyl-CoA dehydratase, which translates to MTQKITPQTLAQNAQDLAHEVANTAQNAKELASEVAKNAQGVAAEVANTALEVAQSAKNKANLALSSAQSVANEVAESVAQKAQNVAQSAKGVASEVASNVQGVAQNAKDSVQGVAENLVRKTQGIAQSAKDSFVNFRPDSHSIPNSGKTPSIGKWNVGSSTDSILKTNREITKVPFTKEMKETHTILVPMMLPIHFRFLVNILHLHGYKAELLHNEGAGVVNEGLRNVHNDTCYPALLVIGQMIDALKSGKWDLNKVALLITQTGGGCRASNYIHLLRKALNKAGFGEIPVISLNFSGLETDQGFSVTRPMLQNFLSAIVYGDLLMHISNQCKSYELNKGDTEAKIAKWVERITTPGTNTGLTSYKALKKDMKEILDDFASIPRSTEKKVQVGIVGEIYIKFSPLGNNNLEDFLLSENCEVVIPGFLDFCLYCINDSIVENKMYGGKWLTRMIYRVVFEYFCGKQKDMIKTIQKHGVFRAPSPFKHTKSLADGYVSEAMNMGEGWLLTAEMLELIEQGVNNVVCTQPFGCLPNHIVGRGMMKVIKEKNPQSNIVSIDYDPSATRVNQENRIKLMLSNARKELA; encoded by the coding sequence ATGACACAAAAAATTACCCCCCAAACACTTGCGCAAAACGCGCAGGATTTAGCCCACGAAGTCGCTAACACAGCGCAGAATGCAAAAGAGCTTGCAAGCGAAGTAGCTAAAAATGCACAAGGTGTAGCTGCGGAAGTCGCTAACACAGCGCTTGAGGTAGCTCAAAGTGCAAAAAATAAAGCAAATCTTGCCCTTTCAAGCGCGCAAAGTGTAGCGAACGAAGTGGCTGAAAGCGTGGCACAAAAAGCTCAAAATGTAGCCCAAAGCGCAAAAGGCGTGGCTAGTGAAGTGGCTTCAAATGTGCAAGGTGTGGCGCAAAATGCAAAAGATTCTGTTCAGGGAGTTGCGGAAAATCTAGTGCGCAAAACTCAAGGAATCGCCCAAAGTGCAAAAGATTCTTTTGTGAATTTTCGCCCAGATTCCCACTCCATTCCAAATAGTGGAAAAACTCCAAGTATCGGCAAGTGGAATGTCGGCTCAAGCACGGATAGCATCTTAAAAACAAATCGCGAGATTACCAAAGTGCCTTTCACAAAAGAGATGAAAGAAACGCATACAATCCTCGTGCCGATGATGCTTCCGATACATTTTAGATTTTTGGTGAATATTTTGCATTTGCATGGATATAAGGCTGAATTGCTCCATAATGAAGGTGCGGGCGTGGTGAATGAGGGCTTGAGAAATGTGCATAATGATACTTGCTACCCTGCACTTCTTGTGATAGGGCAGATGATTGACGCGCTCAAAAGTGGCAAATGGGATTTAAATAAGGTCGCGCTTCTCATCACGCAAACCGGTGGGGGCTGCCGCGCGAGTAACTATATCCATCTTTTGCGTAAAGCGCTGAATAAAGCGGGCTTTGGCGAGATTCCTGTGATTTCGCTAAACTTTAGCGGGTTAGAAACTGATCAGGGCTTTAGCGTCACGCGTCCAATGCTCCAAAATTTCCTTTCAGCTATCGTTTATGGTGATTTATTGATGCATATTTCAAATCAATGCAAATCCTATGAGCTCAACAAAGGCGATACAGAGGCAAAAATTGCTAAATGGGTAGAGCGAATCACCACGCCGGGAACAAACACAGGGCTTACAAGCTATAAAGCGCTTAAAAAAGATATGAAAGAGATTTTAGATGATTTTGCAAGCATTCCACGAAGCACGGAAAAAAAGGTGCAGGTGGGGATTGTGGGCGAAATTTATATCAAATTCTCGCCATTAGGGAATAATAACCTCGAGGATTTCTTGTTGAGTGAGAATTGCGAAGTGGTAATCCCGGGATTTTTAGATTTTTGCTTATATTGCATCAATGATAGTATTGTGGAAAATAAAATGTATGGTGGCAAGTGGCTTACAAGAATGATTTATCGCGTGGTGTTTGAATACTTCTGCGGAAAACAAAAAGATATGATAAAAACGATCCAAAAACACGGAGTTTTCCGCGCACCAAGTCCGTTTAAACACACAAAATCACTTGCTGATGGCTATGTGAGCGAGGCGATGAATATGGGAGAGGGCTGGCTACTCACTGCTGAAATGCTAGAGCTCATCGAGCAGGGCGTAAATAATGTCGTCTGCACACAGCCTTTTGGTTGCCTGCCAAATCACATTGTTGGACGCGGTATGATGAAGGTGATAAAAGAGAAAAATCCGCAAAGCAACATTGTCTCAATTGACTACGATCCAAGTGCTACGCGAGTAAATCAAGAGAATCGTATAAAATTGATGCTAAGTAATGCACGCAAGGAACTAGCCTAA